In the genome of Vespa crabro chromosome 17, iyVesCrab1.2, whole genome shotgun sequence, one region contains:
- the LOC124430058 gene encoding heat shock factor protein-like isoform X7: MHTIPELGTSVPAFLAKLWKLVEDPETDDLICWSPNGRSFFIRNQAQFARELLPHYYKHNNMASFVRQLNMYGFHKKVSVELGGLKCDRDEMEFAHQFFCKGHPYLVEHIKRKIASSKGQDPALTPIKPELMNKMLTEVRSMRGRQEHLDSRLGAMKRENEALWRELAMLRQKHLKQQQIVNKLIHFLVTLVQPSRSGGLSVKRRYPLMIDDSNRQRNKQSKISKAQTSPTGPVIHELDSSEPDLDSQYIVAEMLENQQHPAIESPEHPNDSSLVDDDSMETIHLVDNAVHLQRNDISLVKSQEIDTKKKRPCKGKKKRKNKVPVKILIPSTENGQESREETHLLEIPIEDSPVTIALLENNSVTSKPIPVATVRSSKLAAMAANMSKSNEVEPDVDIEPSTEVDDDIQETDSSLVKLEDILIVPEIINNNNMENDENEENSNNSSNSQSARLNNDFMNVNHEENIIDEDNQIVADKSEASNLSEQQKYGCNKPDRSDSVDLSLSCVNPSGVPDANYRLGTMEEMDNHLESMQTELDNLRDILRGEGYSIDANTLLGLFGAEDSSMSFGISVNSDLDRHCDKEDDDQSADPLDLEDNKTSLLESYVGSNENNNS, translated from the exons atgcatACAATACCAGAATTAGGTACAAGCGTACCTGCCTTTCTTGCAAAACTTTGGAAACTAGTTGAAGATCCTGAGACCGACGACCTTATTTGTTGGTCACCT aaTGGACGAagcttttttattcgaaatcaGGCACAATTTGCCAGAGAATTATTACCACATTATtacaaacataataatatgGCTAGCTTTGTGCGGCAattaaatatgt atgGATTTCATAAGAAAGTTTCTGTAGAATTAGGCGGTTTAAAATGTGATAGGGATGAAATGGAATTCGCACATCAATTTTTTTGTAAAGGTCATCCATATCTTGTTGaacatattaaaagaaaa attgcaTCAAGTAAAGGTCAAGATCCAGCTCTTACACCTATTAAGCCAGAACtaatgaataaaatgttaACAGAAGTAAGAAGTATGAGAGGTAGACAGGAACATTTAGATTCGCGATTGGGTgctatgaaaagagaaaatgaagcaTTATGGAGAGAGCTTGCAATGCTTAGACAAAAACATTTAAAACAGCAACAAAttgtaaacaaattaattcatttcctTGTAACGCTAGTACAACCATCAAGAAGTGGTGGACTTTCTGTTAAGAGACGGTATCCATTAATGATAGATGATTCTAATCGTCAGCGtaataaacaaagtaaaatttCAAAG GCACAAACATCTCCAACAGGACCTGTTATTCATGAACTTGATTCTTCTGAACCAGATTTAGACTCTCAATACATAGTCGCTGA AATGTTAGAGAATCAGCAACATCCAGCAATAGAAAGTCCTGAACATCCCAATGATTCATCATTAGTAGATGATGACAGCATGGAAACTATACACTTAGTGGATAATGCGGTTCATCTTCAAAGAAATGATATTAGCTTGGTTAAGTCACAAGAGATAGATACAAAGAAGAAACGACCCTGTAAgggtaaaaaaaa gaGGAAAAACAAGGTGCCTGTCAAAATTTTGATCCCATCAACGGAGAATGGACAAGAGTCAAG GGAAGAAACACATTTGCTCGAAATACCCATTGAGGACTCTCCTGTGACGATTGCATTATTGGAGAATAATTCAGTCACTTCTAAACCAATACCAGTGGCGACTGTTCGTAGTTCCAAGTTAGCAGCTATGGCTGCTAACATGAGTAAATCCAATGAAGTTGAACCTGATGTTGATATTGAACCGTCAACTGAAGTAGACGACGATATTCAAGAAACTGACTCTTCTCTGGTGAAACTTGAAGACATATTAATTGTTCCcgaaattatcaataataataatatggagaatgatgaaaatgaagagaatagcaataacagttcCAATAGTCAATCTGCAAGGCTTAATAACGATTTCATGAATGTTAATCACGAAGAAAATATCATAGATGAAGATAATCAGATTGTTGCAGATAAAAGTGAAGCATCAAATTTGTCGGAGCAACAAAAATATGGCTGCAATAAACCAGACAGAAGTGATTCAGTAGACTTATCTTTGAGTTGCGTCAATCCTTCAGGCGTACCTGATGCTAATTACAGGTTAGGAACAAT GGAGGAAATGGATAATCATCTTGAATCAATGCAGACGGAATTGGACAATCTTCGAGATATCCTACGTGGTGAAGGATATAGTATTGATGCTAATACACTTCTTGGG TTATTTGGTGCAGAGGATTCTTCAATGTCATTTGGCATATCCGTTAATTCTGATTTGGATAGACATTGTGataaagaagatgatgatcAATCTGCAG ATCCCCTTGATTTAGAAGATAACAAAACTTCACTTCTTGAATCTTATGTAGGaagcaatgaaaataataattcgtaa
- the LOC124430058 gene encoding heat shock factor protein 1-like isoform X3, whose product MHTIPELGTSVPAFLAKLWKLVEDPETDDLICWSPNGRSFFIRNQAQFARELLPHYYKHNNMASFVRQLNMYGFHKKVSVELGGLKCDRDEMEFAHQFFCKGHPYLVEHIKRKIASSKGQDPALTPIKPELMNKMLTEVRSMRGRQEHLDSRLGAMKRENEALWRELAMLRQKHLKQQQIVNKLIHFLVTLVQPSRSGGLSVKRRYPLMIDDSNRQRNKQSKISKAQTSPTGPVIHELDSSEPDLDSQYIVAEMLENQQHPAIESPEHPNDSSLVDDDSMETIHLVDNAVHLQRNDISLVKSQEIDTKKKRPCKGKKKRKNKVPVKILIPSTENGQESREETHLLEIPIEDSPVTIALLENNSVTSKPIPVATVRSSKLAAMAANMSKSNEVEPDVDIEPSTEVDDDIQETDSSLVKLEDILIVPEIINNNNMENDENEENSNNSSNSQSARLNNDFMNVNHEENIIDEDNQIVADKSEASNLSEQQKYGCNKPDRSDSVDLSLSCVNPSGVPDANYRLGTMEEMDNHLESMQTELDNLRDILRGEGYSIDANTLLGLFGAEDSSMSFGISVNSDLDRHCDKEDDDQSAVADSISGNGGGELMAYNPAPSLLDFDDDIFLGATTSSPITNSANDVSSSNLYASDPLDLEDNKTSLLESYVGSNENNNS is encoded by the exons atgcatACAATACCAGAATTAGGTACAAGCGTACCTGCCTTTCTTGCAAAACTTTGGAAACTAGTTGAAGATCCTGAGACCGACGACCTTATTTGTTGGTCACCT aaTGGACGAagcttttttattcgaaatcaGGCACAATTTGCCAGAGAATTATTACCACATTATtacaaacataataatatgGCTAGCTTTGTGCGGCAattaaatatgt atgGATTTCATAAGAAAGTTTCTGTAGAATTAGGCGGTTTAAAATGTGATAGGGATGAAATGGAATTCGCACATCAATTTTTTTGTAAAGGTCATCCATATCTTGTTGaacatattaaaagaaaa attgcaTCAAGTAAAGGTCAAGATCCAGCTCTTACACCTATTAAGCCAGAACtaatgaataaaatgttaACAGAAGTAAGAAGTATGAGAGGTAGACAGGAACATTTAGATTCGCGATTGGGTgctatgaaaagagaaaatgaagcaTTATGGAGAGAGCTTGCAATGCTTAGACAAAAACATTTAAAACAGCAACAAAttgtaaacaaattaattcatttcctTGTAACGCTAGTACAACCATCAAGAAGTGGTGGACTTTCTGTTAAGAGACGGTATCCATTAATGATAGATGATTCTAATCGTCAGCGtaataaacaaagtaaaatttCAAAG GCACAAACATCTCCAACAGGACCTGTTATTCATGAACTTGATTCTTCTGAACCAGATTTAGACTCTCAATACATAGTCGCTGA AATGTTAGAGAATCAGCAACATCCAGCAATAGAAAGTCCTGAACATCCCAATGATTCATCATTAGTAGATGATGACAGCATGGAAACTATACACTTAGTGGATAATGCGGTTCATCTTCAAAGAAATGATATTAGCTTGGTTAAGTCACAAGAGATAGATACAAAGAAGAAACGACCCTGTAAgggtaaaaaaaa gaGGAAAAACAAGGTGCCTGTCAAAATTTTGATCCCATCAACGGAGAATGGACAAGAGTCAAG GGAAGAAACACATTTGCTCGAAATACCCATTGAGGACTCTCCTGTGACGATTGCATTATTGGAGAATAATTCAGTCACTTCTAAACCAATACCAGTGGCGACTGTTCGTAGTTCCAAGTTAGCAGCTATGGCTGCTAACATGAGTAAATCCAATGAAGTTGAACCTGATGTTGATATTGAACCGTCAACTGAAGTAGACGACGATATTCAAGAAACTGACTCTTCTCTGGTGAAACTTGAAGACATATTAATTGTTCCcgaaattatcaataataataatatggagaatgatgaaaatgaagagaatagcaataacagttcCAATAGTCAATCTGCAAGGCTTAATAACGATTTCATGAATGTTAATCACGAAGAAAATATCATAGATGAAGATAATCAGATTGTTGCAGATAAAAGTGAAGCATCAAATTTGTCGGAGCAACAAAAATATGGCTGCAATAAACCAGACAGAAGTGATTCAGTAGACTTATCTTTGAGTTGCGTCAATCCTTCAGGCGTACCTGATGCTAATTACAGGTTAGGAACAAT GGAGGAAATGGATAATCATCTTGAATCAATGCAGACGGAATTGGACAATCTTCGAGATATCCTACGTGGTGAAGGATATAGTATTGATGCTAATACACTTCTTGGG TTATTTGGTGCAGAGGATTCTTCAATGTCATTTGGCATATCCGTTAATTCTGATTTGGATAGACATTGTGataaagaagatgatgatcAATCTGCAG TTGCTGACTCTATAAGTGGAAATGGTGGGGGAGAATTAATGGCATATAACCCTGCACCTAGTTTATTAGATTTTGATGATGACATATTTTTGGGTGCTACTACATCATCTCCAATTACTAATTCAGCAAATGATGTGTCTTCAAGTAATCTATATGCTTCAGATCCCCTTGATTTAGAAGATAACAAAACTTCACTTCTTGAATCTTATGTAGGaagcaatgaaaataataattcgtaa